DNA sequence from the Nodosilinea sp. FACHB-141 genome:
CCCGCAGCATCTGCACCACAGTGAGCACCAGGTCGGTGGCGGTAGCTCCCTCAGGTAGCTGCCCGGTGAGCTTAAAGCCCACCACCCCAGGAATCAGCATCGAGATCGGCTGACCCAGCATAGCGGCCTCGGCTTCAATGCCGCCTACGCCCCAGCCCAATACCGAGAGGCCGTTGATCATGGTGGTGTGGCTGTCGGTGCCCACCAAGGTGTCGGGGTAGGCAATGGTTTCGCCATTTTCGGATTTAGTCCACACTACCTGGGCCAGGTATTCCAGATTGACCTGGTGGCAAATGCCGGTGCCCGGTGGCACCACGCGGAAGTTGTCGAAGGCGCTCTGGCCCCAGCGCAGAAAAGCATAGCGCTCAAAGTTGCGCTGAAATTCTTTCTCGACGTTTTGGCCAAAGGCATCGGCACTGCCGAAGGAGTCGACCATCACCGAGTGGTCAATGACCAGATCGACCGGAGAGAGGGGGTTGATTTTGTCGGGGTCGCCGCCCAGGTTAACCATGGCGTCGCGCATGGCGGCCAGGTCGACCACAGCGGGCACGCCGGTAAAGTCTTGCATCAGTACGCGTGCCGGACGGTAGGCAATCTCGCGGTTGGAGGTTTTCTCCGTTAGCCAGTCGGCTACCGCCTGCACATCTGTCGCCGTGACCGATCGCCCGTCTTCGTGGCGGAGCAGGTTTTCGAGCAGCACCTTGAGGCTGAAGGGCAGGCGGCTGATATCGCCTAGGGCTGCTGCCGCAGCGGGCAGGCTGTAAATGGTGTAGGTGGTATCGCCTACGGTGAGGTGGGTCTTGGCATTAAAGCTGTTCACAGGGCTTGGGCTCTCCGATCGCGACGGGGATCTATCTATATTCGATCATAGATAGCGTTGCGATTTTATTACATGGGTTGTACCGCTGTGCTGTAGGCTTTGTTGCCAATCATTCCCTAAACCCAAGGAGTGTCTGGGGATTGCCTCGTGCTTAACGGCTAGGACCTTTAGAAAATAGCTTGCCAAACAGCGATCGCTTAGGGCTGTCTGATGGTTTGCTATCCGGCTGCTTAGGGTTGTCCTGCGTGGGTGTGGCAGCAGGACGAGGCGGGGGATCCGTCATGGTGAGGTTGAGCTGCCGGGCATATTTCAGGGCCACAGCGTTGTTGGGGTTGAGGCGCAGCGCCTGTTTAAAGTGCACCTTGGCCATGCCGGGCAGCTTTTGCATCAGATAGGCCTGGCCCATTAGGCAGTGGTAGCTGCTGTTTTGAGGGTCAATTTTCAGGGCATCCTTGAGTTCTTGAATAGCGGCCTGAACGTTTTTACCCTTGAGATATTCTTGGGCTCGGCCGTAGTGGCGATCGGCATAGGCCTGCCCCGATGACTTGCCGTTGTTAGCAGGGTGGTCTGCTAGGGAATCAGATGCGATCGCGGTGGCAGCTACAAGCCCACTACGCTTTTCGCGAATCACTGGCTCACCCATCTTGCGGCGCAGGTACACCAGGTTGAGTTCGCTGAGCTGCTGGGTGCAAGCTTCAAACTCGGCTAGAGACGCATATTGGCGATCGCAGAGCTGATCGACCGCCTGCTCGTAAAACACGTCTACCTCGGCCTCGGCCACATCTAGCAGATACTTGCCGGGTTTGCTGGTGGGCTGGAGCTGCTGATCGCGGCTGAGGCGGCGCACCTTGAAGCGGAGAGCCGCCAGTACCTCGTTGCGGCCCTTGTCTTGCTTGAGGCGCTGGTAGGCGGGGTTGACTAGCTTGGGCAGCACCTGGTCGGCCAGCTGGCGCAGCTCGGCCGGCACATCGACTAAGGCATCGGGGTGCAGCTGTTTGGCTACCACCCGGTAGCGCTTGAGAATGCGACGCTCATCGGCTGCTACTGACACACCCAGTAGCGCATAGGGATCGGTGAAACGGTTGAGCCATTCGGGGGAGAAGGCAGCGTGGGGCATTCAGGGGGCAGAACTAGAGGAGTTTATTCTATTGTTGCGGAACTCGTGAGAACGGCGGATCAGAATCCGGAGGGCAATGTCGATTCTTTACGCCCGTCTTATACTGAATTCACAAGCTAGTGCAAAGCTTTAGCCTCTATGGGCTCCATACGATAGCGAAGGGCAATGATGTTGGCAGAGCGTTCCCGTCGAACAGCCGTCATTCTAGCGTGGCTGGGGGTATTAGCCCCAGTGTCAGGATTCCACAAGTTTTACCTAGGCCAGCCCTTTTGGGGCACTCTCTATCTGCTCCTGAGCTGGACTCCCCTTCCTCGAGTTGCCTGTGCCGTTGAAGGTCTTATGCTAATGGCCCAACCTCTTAGTGCCTTTGCCCCATCAGAGTCTTCCACCAGTCAAGCTAAGGGGGGCCTTGACCCAGCCCAGATTAGCGCCCTTGGGGTGGCCCTGCGGGAGCTAGACACCCTGCGCCAGGAGGGGCTGATTTCGGAGCTGGAGTTTGAGCAGAAGCGACGTCAGCTTTTAGATCAAGTGGCCTAGGGATGCGACAGTGCTAAAACGTTGGCAAGGCCTGAAGGCACAGTTACATCCCCTGGCGGCTCGCCTGAGCCAACCGAACTATCGGCTCCAGTCTTACCAGGAGGTTGAGGTGGCAGCCAAGCTGGGGTTCACTCTGGATGTAAACCGGGCGACGGTTGATGACTGGCTGCGGTTGCCTGGGCTGTCGATTCGCCAAGCCCAAGGGTTGGTGCGCCTGCGCCAGGCTGGAGTGCAGTTTCATTGCCTAGAAGATCTGGCGGCGGCCTTGGGAACGGCCCCGTCCCAGCTGACCCCCCTGGCTGCGGTACTGTCGTTTTGCTACTACGAGGAGCACTGCGGTACTCTGCCCACGGTGAGTTTAAACCAGGCCACCCTCTCGCAACTGTGTGGCCTGCCAGGTATGCCTCTCGCGCTGGCCCAAGCGGTAGTGCAGGAGCGATCGCAGCGCGGCCCCTACCAAGATCTAGCCGATCTCCAGCGTCGTCTGGGTCTAGCCCCAGAGCTGGTGCAGACCCTAATGTATTATCTACGGCCCTAGCTATAGCGCCCAATCAGCATTACGAAATAGCTGTAGCAATGCCTACAAAAAGTAGCTGGTTCAACTCGTTTTGTGGAGTTGACCAAGGAGCG
Encoded proteins:
- a CDS encoding tetratricopeptide repeat protein — its product is MPHAAFSPEWLNRFTDPYALLGVSVAADERRILKRYRVVAKQLHPDALVDVPAELRQLADQVLPKLVNPAYQRLKQDKGRNEVLAALRFKVRRLSRDQQLQPTSKPGKYLLDVAEAEVDVFYEQAVDQLCDRQYASLAEFEACTQQLSELNLVYLRRKMGEPVIREKRSGLVAATAIASDSLADHPANNGKSSGQAYADRHYGRAQEYLKGKNVQAAIQELKDALKIDPQNSSYHCLMGQAYLMQKLPGMAKVHFKQALRLNPNNAVALKYARQLNLTMTDPPPRPAATPTQDNPKQPDSKPSDSPKRSLFGKLFSKGPSR
- a CDS encoding NINE protein translates to MMLAERSRRTAVILAWLGVLAPVSGFHKFYLGQPFWGTLYLLLSWTPLPRVACAVEGLMLMAQPLSAFAPSESSTSQAKGGLDPAQISALGVALRELDTLRQEGLISELEFEQKRRQLLDQVA
- a CDS encoding ComEA family DNA-binding protein, which gives rise to MLKRWQGLKAQLHPLAARLSQPNYRLQSYQEVEVAAKLGFTLDVNRATVDDWLRLPGLSIRQAQGLVRLRQAGVQFHCLEDLAAALGTAPSQLTPLAAVLSFCYYEEHCGTLPTVSLNQATLSQLCGLPGMPLALAQAVVQERSQRGPYQDLADLQRRLGLAPELVQTLMYYLRP